The following are encoded in a window of Kogia breviceps isolate mKogBre1 chromosome 12, mKogBre1 haplotype 1, whole genome shotgun sequence genomic DNA:
- the CDKN1B gene encoding cyclin-dependent kinase inhibitor 1B — translation MSNVRVSNGSPSLERMDARQAEYPKPSACRNLFGPVNHEELTRDLEKHCRDMEEASQRKWNFDFQNHKPLEGKYEWQEVEKGNLPEFYYRPPRPPKGACKVPAQEGQDVSGTRQAVPLIGSQANSEDTHLVDQKTDAPDSQTGLAEQCTGIRKRPATDDSSPQNKRANRTEENVSDGSPNAGSVEQTPKKPGLRRRQT, via the exons ATGTCAAACGTGCGAGTGTCTAACGGGAGCCCGAGCCTGGAGCGGATGGACGCCAGACAGGCGGAGTACCCCAAGCCCTCGGCCTGCAGAAACCTCTTCGGCCCGGTCAATCACGAAGAGTTAACCCGGGATTTGGAGAAGCACTGCAGAGACATGGAAGAGGCCAGCCAGCGCAAGTGGAATTTTGATTTTCAGAATCACAAGCCCCTGGAGGGCAAATACGAGTGGCAAGAGGTGGAAAAGGGCAACTTGCCCGAGTTCTACTACAGACCCCCGCGGCCACCCAAAGGCGCCTGCAAGGTGCCGGCTCAGGAGGGCCAGGATGTCAGCGGGACCCGCCAGGCGGTGCCTTTAATTGGGTCTCAGGCAAACTCAGAGGACACGCATTTGGTAGACCAGAAGACTGATGCACCGGACAGCCAGACGGGGTTAGCGGAGCAGTGCACTGGGATAAGGAAGCGACCTGCCACAGACG ATTCCTCTCCtcaaaacaaaagagcaaacagaacagaagaaaatgtttcagaCGGTTCCCCGAACGCGGGTTCAGTGGAGCAGACGCCCAAGAAGCCCGGCCTCAGAAGGCGTCAGACGTAA